One window of Pieris napi chromosome 1, ilPieNapi1.2, whole genome shotgun sequence genomic DNA carries:
- the LOC125050605 gene encoding uncharacterized protein LOC125050605 isoform X2, whose product MESAEILTKLKLLFERIAQPGYIMEHYYADSFFIKLNSSDPDVQYLKSLPMLADMIIAAFYRTDNYHDSVKVFLIRLLAFITSNEVNFAKFSAKKGDDLAKAFDLINSPDMPISLRVANMEVALSLLNHNSGIHWLLETNSWQKILTLCHEKKTVFIVRQTYKFVSKFIWKMKNFGDDTNVRCVLAFILKPALEVDLVQKQSITSEEEDELCKIYEPMLQMLLTIVSNEKEIKSPNSVTHFLLLEFQIETYCYIMLERLRREDIWLLTTKFLFWSAISKFFLVKINPSGDKCRKQNFIELAVTHFNTVHRLIQKHSPKLLFDYCNASNLIWGKVWNEEPIKWHKPEHVEMQKWLLIVSLVPPLVYVTLGKNQSVAVNEGEVDLYINTIMKSTCEHTARAAYAVRDMMLQLDVLQVTLLSVKRLTFLKNNLNNVQANIIFQAMYYVIKEFEPFDDEGLSRTNNCFGNEVDKISIMAYVLDTLLCLIQNYNINWQDSLEVFVVTALNVILTTIKKSLTPNLCLLVDTKPGSGLHEIGMLIYVKMHDRVWEIRDTALELLLVCSEFSYIKFPPFQKQILSHKLINVAVSKALHDPEFYVRVSALQCVAAATKLSLIWEQVLSEYPNIQELIAELCTNPEGIVRKEALNVLSEMYQNLKLNCAMKSAMYEKFLNASLNDFHWEVQIRALKFWRVVIRSLLGDQGMLDGTFPPVTFSIDSRKIVTLTNKEIQKRLLKILDELASIGCLSILVKLLYEESEVEVMELALSIANELLEILEKHKVPGFLRPSENDPKISEILTVVDNDLAEEKMETANVMKSDDVIHDILNSDDMNLLTNIYERQMNLNNEHANKKKLTKFATPYTFVIFMKGNNFKETIERKKNWKEGIRSLSSVMEDMLGIYEVNSEVNTLDCY is encoded by the exons atggAAAGTGCAGAAATACTTaccaaattaaaacttttatttgagCGAATTGCTCAACCTGGTTATATTATGGAGCACTACTATGCTGAtagttttttcattaaattaaattccagTGATCCAG ATGTGCAATACTTAAAATCATTGCCAATGTTGGCAGATATGATCATAGCAGCATTTTATCGGACTGACAATTACCATGACTCGGTAAAAGTGTTTCTTATAAGACTGCTTGCTTTTATTACAAGTAATGAAGTTAACTTTGCAAAATTTAGTGCTAAAAAAGGAGATGATTTGGCTAAAGCCTTTGATCTGATTAATTCTCCAGACATGCCTATCAGTTTGAGAGTAGCAAATATGGAAGTAGCCTTATCACTTTTAAATCACAATTCCGGAATTCATTGGTTACTGGAAACTAATTCAtggcaaaaaatattaacactctgtcatgaaaaaaaaactgtttttatagTGAGACAGacttataaatttgtttcaaaatttatatGGAAAATGAAGAATTTTGGTGATGATACTAATGTGAGATGTGTTCTAGCTTTTATATTGAAACCTGCATTGGAAGTTGATTTAGTTCAAAAACAATCAATTACAAGTGAAGAAGAGGATGAATTGTGTAAAATTTATGAGCCGATGTTGCAAATGTTGCTCACTATTGTAAgcaatgaaaaagaaataaaatccCCAAACTCTGTCACACATTTCTTACTGCTGGAGTTTCAAATAGAGACATATTGTTATATCATGTTGGAAAGATTGAGACGAGAAGATATTTGGTTGCTTACAACAAAATTTCTGTTCTGGTCAGCTATCAGCAAATTTTTCCTTGTAAAAATAAACCCGTCTGGTGACAAATGtagaaaacaaaattttattgaattagcCGTCACTCACTTTAATACAGTACATAGATTAATACAGAAGCACTCCCCAAAGTTACTATTTGATTATTGTAATGCGAGTAACTTGATTTGGGGAAAAGTTTGGAATGAAGAACCCATAAAATGGCATAAGCCCGAACATGTGGAAATGCAAAAATGGTTGCTTATAGTAAGTCTTGTGCCTCCATTGGTGTATGTTACACTAGGCAAAAACCAATCTGTGGCTGTGAATGAAGGTGAAGTTGATTTGTATATCAATACAATAATGAAATCTACATGTGAGCATACAGCCCGAGCAGCTTATGCAGTTCGAGACATGATGTTACAACTAGATGTTCTGCAAGTAACATTACTTAGTGTAAAAAGATTAACAttccttaaaaataatttaaataatgttcaagcgaatataatatttcaagctatgtattatgttataaaaGAGTTTGAGCCATTTGACGATGAAGGTTTGTCAAGAACAAATAATTGCTTTGGAAATGAAGTGGACAAAATTTCAATAATGGCGTACGTCCTCGATACATTATTGTGTCTTATTCAGAACTACAATATAAATTGGCAAGATAGTTTAGAAGTG TTTGTAGTGACAGCTCTGAATGTGATCTTAACCACAATAAAGAAGTCCCTGACTCCAAATCTGTGTCTCCTAGTTGACACAAAGCCTGGGTCTGGCCTGCATGAAATCGGAATGCTGATCTACGTGAAAATGCACGACCGTGTCTGGGAAATAAGAGATACAGCTCTGGAACTCCTTCTTGTCTGTTCTGAATTCTCGTACATCA AATTCCCTCCATTCCAAAAGCAAATCCTGTCTCATAAACTGATCAATGTTGCCGTGTCGAAGGCACTCCATGATCCCGAGTTTTATGTTAGAGTTTCGGCGCTTCAATGTGTAGCTGCTGCTACGAAGCTCAGCCTGATATGGGAACAAGTCTTATCCGAATATCCAAATATTCAG gAGCTTATAGCGGAGCTCTGCACAAATCCTGAAGGCATTGTTCGAAAAGAAGCGCTCAACGTGCTGAGTGAAATGTACCAAAACCTTAAACTGAACTGTGCCATGAAATCAGCAATGTATGAGAAATTTCTTAATGCCTCTCTCAATGACTTTCATTGGGAAGTCCAAATTAGGGCATTGAAATTCTGGCGAGTCGTCATTCGATCGTTACTTGGAGATCAAGGCATGTTGGATGGCACTTTTCCTCCGGTCACCTTCTCAATTGACTCCAGAAAGATTGTCACACTGACGAACAAAGAAATTCAAAAGAGATTGCTCAAAATATTAGACGAGCTTGCTTCTATTGGCTGCTTATCAATTCTAGTAAAACTTTTGTACGAGGAAAGTGAAGTAGAAGTGATGGAATTGGCGTTATCAATCGCTAATGAATTATTAGAAATCCTTGAAAAACACAAGGTTCCTGGATTTCTACGACCAAGTGAAAACGATCCgaaaataagtgaaattttAACAGTTGTAGACAACGACCTGGCGGAGGAAAAAATGGAAACTGCAAATGTTATGAAGTCTGATGATGTCATACATGACATATTAAACTCTGACGATATGAATTTACTAACGAATATCTATGAACGACAAATGAATTTAAACAATGAAcatgcaaataaaaaaaagctaaCCAAATTCGCGACTCCATATACATTTGTAATCTTTATGAAgggtaataattttaaagaaacaatagAGCGTAAGAAAAATTGGAAAGAAGGTATACGAAGTCTATCGTCTGTGATGGAGGATATGTTAGGCATTTACGAAGTAAATAGTGAAGTGAATACTTTAGATTGTTATTGA
- the LOC125050605 gene encoding uncharacterized protein LOC125050605 isoform X1 — MESAEILTKLKLLFERIAQPGYIMEHYYADSFFIKLNSSDPDVQYLKSLPMLADMIIAAFYRTDNYHDSVKVFLIRLLAFITSNEVNFAKFSAKKGDDLAKAFDLINSPDMPISLRVANMEVALSLLNHNSGIHWLLETNSWQKILTLCHEKKTVFIVRQTYKFVSKFIWKMKNFGDDTNVRCVLAFILKPALEVDLVQKQSITSEEEDELCKIYEPMLQMLLTIVSNEKEIKSPNSVTHFLLLEFQIETYCYIMLERLRREDIWLLTTKFLFWSAISKFFLVKINPSGDKCRKQNFIELAVTHFNTVHRLIQKHSPKLLFDYCNASNLIWGKVWNEEPIKWHKPEHVEMQKWLLIVSLVPPLVYVTLGKNQSVAVNEGEVDLYINTIMKSTCEHTARAAYAVRDMMLQLDVLQVTLLSVKRLTFLKNNLNNVQANIIFQAMYYVIKEFEPFDDEGLSRTNNCFGNEVDKISIMAYVLDTLLCLIQNYNINWQDSLEVVCLNAVVYNVLKRPNLSCKFVVTALNVILTTIKKSLTPNLCLLVDTKPGSGLHEIGMLIYVKMHDRVWEIRDTALELLLVCSEFSYIKFPPFQKQILSHKLINVAVSKALHDPEFYVRVSALQCVAAATKLSLIWEQVLSEYPNIQELIAELCTNPEGIVRKEALNVLSEMYQNLKLNCAMKSAMYEKFLNASLNDFHWEVQIRALKFWRVVIRSLLGDQGMLDGTFPPVTFSIDSRKIVTLTNKEIQKRLLKILDELASIGCLSILVKLLYEESEVEVMELALSIANELLEILEKHKVPGFLRPSENDPKISEILTVVDNDLAEEKMETANVMKSDDVIHDILNSDDMNLLTNIYERQMNLNNEHANKKKLTKFATPYTFVIFMKGNNFKETIERKKNWKEGIRSLSSVMEDMLGIYEVNSEVNTLDCY, encoded by the exons atggAAAGTGCAGAAATACTTaccaaattaaaacttttatttgagCGAATTGCTCAACCTGGTTATATTATGGAGCACTACTATGCTGAtagttttttcattaaattaaattccagTGATCCAG ATGTGCAATACTTAAAATCATTGCCAATGTTGGCAGATATGATCATAGCAGCATTTTATCGGACTGACAATTACCATGACTCGGTAAAAGTGTTTCTTATAAGACTGCTTGCTTTTATTACAAGTAATGAAGTTAACTTTGCAAAATTTAGTGCTAAAAAAGGAGATGATTTGGCTAAAGCCTTTGATCTGATTAATTCTCCAGACATGCCTATCAGTTTGAGAGTAGCAAATATGGAAGTAGCCTTATCACTTTTAAATCACAATTCCGGAATTCATTGGTTACTGGAAACTAATTCAtggcaaaaaatattaacactctgtcatgaaaaaaaaactgtttttatagTGAGACAGacttataaatttgtttcaaaatttatatGGAAAATGAAGAATTTTGGTGATGATACTAATGTGAGATGTGTTCTAGCTTTTATATTGAAACCTGCATTGGAAGTTGATTTAGTTCAAAAACAATCAATTACAAGTGAAGAAGAGGATGAATTGTGTAAAATTTATGAGCCGATGTTGCAAATGTTGCTCACTATTGTAAgcaatgaaaaagaaataaaatccCCAAACTCTGTCACACATTTCTTACTGCTGGAGTTTCAAATAGAGACATATTGTTATATCATGTTGGAAAGATTGAGACGAGAAGATATTTGGTTGCTTACAACAAAATTTCTGTTCTGGTCAGCTATCAGCAAATTTTTCCTTGTAAAAATAAACCCGTCTGGTGACAAATGtagaaaacaaaattttattgaattagcCGTCACTCACTTTAATACAGTACATAGATTAATACAGAAGCACTCCCCAAAGTTACTATTTGATTATTGTAATGCGAGTAACTTGATTTGGGGAAAAGTTTGGAATGAAGAACCCATAAAATGGCATAAGCCCGAACATGTGGAAATGCAAAAATGGTTGCTTATAGTAAGTCTTGTGCCTCCATTGGTGTATGTTACACTAGGCAAAAACCAATCTGTGGCTGTGAATGAAGGTGAAGTTGATTTGTATATCAATACAATAATGAAATCTACATGTGAGCATACAGCCCGAGCAGCTTATGCAGTTCGAGACATGATGTTACAACTAGATGTTCTGCAAGTAACATTACTTAGTGTAAAAAGATTAACAttccttaaaaataatttaaataatgttcaagcgaatataatatttcaagctatgtattatgttataaaaGAGTTTGAGCCATTTGACGATGAAGGTTTGTCAAGAACAAATAATTGCTTTGGAAATGAAGTGGACAAAATTTCAATAATGGCGTACGTCCTCGATACATTATTGTGTCTTATTCAGAACTACAATATAAATTGGCAAGATAGTTTAGAAGTGGTATGTTTGAATGCAGTTGTGTACAATGTGTTGAAGAGGCCTAATTTGAGTTGTAAA TTTGTAGTGACAGCTCTGAATGTGATCTTAACCACAATAAAGAAGTCCCTGACTCCAAATCTGTGTCTCCTAGTTGACACAAAGCCTGGGTCTGGCCTGCATGAAATCGGAATGCTGATCTACGTGAAAATGCACGACCGTGTCTGGGAAATAAGAGATACAGCTCTGGAACTCCTTCTTGTCTGTTCTGAATTCTCGTACATCA AATTCCCTCCATTCCAAAAGCAAATCCTGTCTCATAAACTGATCAATGTTGCCGTGTCGAAGGCACTCCATGATCCCGAGTTTTATGTTAGAGTTTCGGCGCTTCAATGTGTAGCTGCTGCTACGAAGCTCAGCCTGATATGGGAACAAGTCTTATCCGAATATCCAAATATTCAG gAGCTTATAGCGGAGCTCTGCACAAATCCTGAAGGCATTGTTCGAAAAGAAGCGCTCAACGTGCTGAGTGAAATGTACCAAAACCTTAAACTGAACTGTGCCATGAAATCAGCAATGTATGAGAAATTTCTTAATGCCTCTCTCAATGACTTTCATTGGGAAGTCCAAATTAGGGCATTGAAATTCTGGCGAGTCGTCATTCGATCGTTACTTGGAGATCAAGGCATGTTGGATGGCACTTTTCCTCCGGTCACCTTCTCAATTGACTCCAGAAAGATTGTCACACTGACGAACAAAGAAATTCAAAAGAGATTGCTCAAAATATTAGACGAGCTTGCTTCTATTGGCTGCTTATCAATTCTAGTAAAACTTTTGTACGAGGAAAGTGAAGTAGAAGTGATGGAATTGGCGTTATCAATCGCTAATGAATTATTAGAAATCCTTGAAAAACACAAGGTTCCTGGATTTCTACGACCAAGTGAAAACGATCCgaaaataagtgaaattttAACAGTTGTAGACAACGACCTGGCGGAGGAAAAAATGGAAACTGCAAATGTTATGAAGTCTGATGATGTCATACATGACATATTAAACTCTGACGATATGAATTTACTAACGAATATCTATGAACGACAAATGAATTTAAACAATGAAcatgcaaataaaaaaaagctaaCCAAATTCGCGACTCCATATACATTTGTAATCTTTATGAAgggtaataattttaaagaaacaatagAGCGTAAGAAAAATTGGAAAGAAGGTATACGAAGTCTATCGTCTGTGATGGAGGATATGTTAGGCATTTACGAAGTAAATAGTGAAGTGAATACTTTAGATTGTTATTGA